The nucleotide window TGACCGCCGCGCGCTTCCCGGCCCGGACCGGGCCGGACGGCTCGCCGGTCCTGCTGGAGGAGCAGGACCGGCGGCTCTGGGACATCTCGGCGATCCGCCGAGGGCTCGCCGCGCTGGCCAGGGCGTCGGTCCGCGGCCTCGGCCCGTACGGCCTACAGGCCGCGATCGCCGCCACCCACGCGGAGGCGGCCTCGGTCGAGGCGACCGACTGGGACCGGATCGTGGTGCTCTACGAGGCCCTCGGCCGGGTCGCGCCCTCCCCGGTGGTCGAGCTCAACCGGGCCGTCGCCGTGGCCATGGTCTCGGGCCCGGCGCAGGGCCTGGCCATCGTCGACGAGCTGATCGCCGCGGACCGGCTGCCCGGTTCGCATCTGGTCCCGACCGTACGCGGTGAGCTGCTGGCCCGGCTCGGCCGGCGCCCGGAGGCCCGCGCCGAGCTGGAGCTGGCCGCCCGGCTCTGCGCCAACCAGCGCGAACGCTCGGTGCTGCTGCGCAAGGCGGCCGCGCTGAGCTGACCTCCGGCGCCGTCGATGCCACCCAGCCACACCTCGCCGGCAACGGCCTCGCACCCGCGTACCGATGACATAGGGGATCCGCGGGCTTTCCGATGGGCCGGGCTGAACGTTGGAGGGCGAGTGCCGACGAGCCGGCTCATGCGCACGAACCTGGTCGTCTCGGTGATCGCGCTCGCCGGGTTCCTGGTCATCCCGGACGACAGCACATTGCAGCTGGTGTGGCAGCTGGCCACCGGCTGGTACGCCGCCGGCATGATCATCGGCGTGGTCCTGCTCCGCCGGGTACCGATGGCGGCGACCTGGTGGCTGGTGGCCCTCGGAGTGGCGGGCAACGCCGGCGGCATCCTCGTCGAGTTCGTGCTCACGTACATCGACGGCGTACCCGACTTCCCGTCGTGGGCCGACGCCGCGTACCTCTCGATCTATCCGGCGGTCGCGGTCGGGCTGCTGCGGCTTATCCGCCGCCGCACCGCCAAACGGGACTGGACGAACATCGTCGACGCCACCGCGCTGACCACGGGCCTGGGCCTGCTGGCGTGGATCTTCATGGTGAAGCCGGCCGCCTCGGACCCGGAGATCGGGCTGTTCGGTCACATCGCGAGCGTCGCCTACCCGGTCGGGGACGTGGTGCTGCTGGCCATCACCGTCCGGCTGCTGCTGGCCGGTGGCGCCCGGAACCGCTCGTTCCGGCTGATCTGCGCCGCGCTGCTGACGTTCCTCGCCGGCGACGTCGCCTGGGCCGTGGTCAACCAGATGGTCTGGGCACCGGGGCCTTTCGCCCACAAGCTGCTGGGTGACGTGTTCCTCACCGGATACCTGCTGTTCGCGGCCGCTGCGGTCCACCCCGCCGCGCATACCCTGGCTCGCGATGTCACCCCGCGCCGGCCCCGGCCCAGCCGGACGCTGCTGCTGCTCCTGACGCTCGCGTCCCTCATCGGCCCCGCGCTGCTGATCATGCAGGCGCTCCGGCACCAGGTGACCGACGGGCTGGCCATCGGGCTCGGCTGCGCCGTGCTGTTCCTGCTCGTCGTCGCCCGGATGGCGCTGCTGACGACCCAGCTCGACATCCAGTCCCAGCGGGTCCGCGAGCTGGCGGTGACCGACGAGCTGACCGGTCTGCCGAACCGGCGCGCCTGGAACTTCGAGCTGCCGCGGACGATGGAACGTGCCCGCCGCAACGGCGAGCCGCTCACGGTGGCGATCCTCGACATCGACCACTTCAAGCGGTTCAACGACGCCAACGGCCACCCCGCCGGGGACCGCCTGCTCAAGGAGGCCTCCGCGGCCTGGTCGGGCACCGTACGCGCGGCCGACCACCTGGCGCGCTACGGCGGCGAGGAGTTCGTCCTGCTGATGCCGAACGCCACCGCCGACTACGCCCGCGACGTACTCACCCGGATGAAGCACGCCACGCCCATGCGCCAGACCTTCTCGGCGGGCGTGGCGACCTGGGACGGCGCCGAGACCTCCGACGAACTGACGGCGCGCGCGGACGCCGCCCTCTACCGGGCGAAGGACTCGGGCCGCGACGGTATCGCCGAGGCCGAGGCCCGGCCCGCACAGAACCCGCCGATCCGGCGGAGGCCGGCCGACCCACTCTGCAGCGGGGTCTGCGCCGGGATCGACGGCTGTTCCTGCGGCGGAGCCGGCGGGTACACCGTCCAGGTCGCCGGTCCGGTGACGACGGCACAACCGGCACGGGGCGGCAGGCACCGGATCCGGCGGCACGCCGTTCAGGTCTTCAGCGCGTTCAAGGACTGAATCGCGTCGCTGACGAGATCGTCGGTGTCCTCGACTCCGGCGGACAGGCGGACCAGGCCCGGGCTCATCGCGGCGTCCTGTATCTGGTCGGGCGGGAGAATGGCCTGCCACATCGTGGCAGGATGGACGACGAGGGTCTCGACGCTGCCGAGACTCGGCGCACGTCGCGCATAGCGCAGACCATCGATGAAGCGGTCCGCGGCCTCGTAGCCGCCGGCGAGCTCCAGGCTCAGCACCCCGCCGTAGCCGTCCATCTGCGCGGCCGCGACCCGATGCTGGGGATGGGTCGGCAGTCCCGGGTAGTACACCGCCGCGACGGCCGGGTGCGCCTCCAGCGCCCGCGCGAGCGCCAGGCCGTTGCTGTTGTGCTGGCGTACCCGCAGCGGAAGCGTGCGGATACCCCGCAGCAGCAGCCACGCGTCGATCGGGCCGAGCACCGCGCCGGTGATGATGGCGGCGTCCCAGACCCGGTCGAGCACCTCGGCGGGTCCGGCGAGGACGCCGGCCGACAGGTCGCTGTGTCCGCCGAGGTACTTGGTGGCGCTGTGCCACACCAGATCGGCACCGAGCGCCAGCGGCCGGCTGTTCACCGGCGTCGCGAAGGTGTTGTCCGCGATGGTCAGCGCGCCGGCCGCACGGGCCAGCTCCGAGACCGCGCGCAGATCGGTGATGTCCAGCAGCGGATTGCTCGGCGACTCCACAAGCACCAGCCGCGTCTCGGGCCGGATCGCGGCGGCGAACGCCCGCGGGTCGGTCTGGTCGACCTGCGTGCAACTCACCCCGAACCGCGGCAGCAGGTTCAGCAGGAGCGAGGGAACTCCGCCGTAGTGCCGTTGCTGCGCGACGATGTGGTCACCCGACCGCACCAGCGCCAGAACGGTCGTGGTGATGGTCGCCATGCCGGAGGCGAAGACCATCGCGGCCTCCGCACCTTCCAGGTCGGCGAGCACCGCTGCGACCTGTGCGTGGTTCGGGTTCCCGTAACGGGTGTAGAAGCCGCTACCCCGCCGCTGGAGTGCCAGCTCCGCGAACTCCTGCGCCGAGTCCGCGGCGAACGTCGCCGTCTGCACGATCGGCGGCGACACCGCACCGGCCGCGCGGGGCACTTCCGCGTCGGCGTGCACGGCCCGGGAACTCCAACTCGACATGCCCCGCCCTCTCCGTCAGCCCTCTCCGTCAGCCCTCTCCGTCAGCGGGGGAACCGGTCCAGCGGTGACCTGTCGCCGACGGACCAGTTGTGGCCGAACGGGTCGGTGAAGCCACCCTGGCGGTGTGTCCCCCAGGGCACCTGATGATCCTCGATCTCCGAACCGGCGGTAGCGCCCGCGGCGACGGCGCGCTCGATGAAGCCGTCCGGGTCGTCGGTGAACACCTCGATGCGGGTACTCGTGGCCCCCGCCTGGCCGGGGCTGGTCTCCGTGGGCTTGCGGGGATTGACCTCATGGAGGAAGAAGGCGGCGCCGCCGACCTCGAGGCCGGCCACGCCGCCGAGGTTCCACAGCTCCGCCGCGCCCAGCGCGGCCTTGTACCAGGCGACCGCGGCGTCCGCGTCCGAAACGATCAACATCACGGAGATCACCGGTGGCGAAGCCATGCACACTCCCTCGTCAAGGCACCTGGCACGAGACCGGCGGCGGCAGCGGTGGGACGCTGCGGTTCGCCGCCGGGATGCCGACCATCCGGCCGAGCAGGCCGGTCCCGTCGGCGACCAGCGAGTTCAGCAGGTCCTGCACCGGCTTGCGCGGGCTGATCGTCACGATCGCGGTCTCGAAGATGTCGGGAACCGGGATCTGCCGGTCGTCCAGCCGCGAATCGGAGGCGACCGCGCCGACCGCGCCGGCCACGTAGCTGGCGATCCAATGGTTGATCTCGGCCGCCATCTCGCTGCTCATCGTGCCCCAGCGCCAGTCCTCCTGGGGGTCGTTGAGCACAATCACCTCGTACGGGATGAACCGTTCCACCTCCGCGTACGGCGGGCCGGGCAGCCGCTCGGTGAGGATCTGGTTCGCCCACACCAGGTCGTCGGGTGCGTCACCCGAGGCCCGGTACGCCAGCTCCGCACGCCGGTCGCTCGGGAACCCGGCCCTGTCCGCGCGGAGCAGTTGCCGCTCACCGGCCGTCGCCGCGTGCAGCCGGTGCGCCGGAATGCCGCGGGCCATCAGGTACGTGGCGACCGCCTCGGCCCGCCGCAGCCCCAGCCTCTCGTTGTAGTCGTCGGCGCCCAGCGGGCAGGTGTGCCCGCTGATGTCGAGCACCTGCTCGGAGTGGGCGGTGAGGAAGTCGGCGGCCTGGTTGAGCGCCGTGATGCTCGGACCGTCCAGCACCGCCGAGTCCAGGGCGAAGTGCACCGAGCTGGGCACCTCGTTGACCGCCCGCGACGTCTGTGCGACCACGCCGCGCTGCGCGCGGCGGATCCGGCCCAGCGCCTGCGCCTGCACGAGCTGCTCCC belongs to Amorphoplanes digitatis and includes:
- a CDS encoding VOC family protein codes for the protein MASPPVISVMLIVSDADAAVAWYKAALGAAELWNLGGVAGLEVGGAAFFLHEVNPRKPTETSPGQAGATSTRIEVFTDDPDGFIERAVAAGATAGSEIEDHQVPWGTHRQGGFTDPFGHNWSVGDRSPLDRFPR
- a CDS encoding trans-sulfuration enzyme family protein, coding for MSSWSSRAVHADAEVPRAAGAVSPPIVQTATFAADSAQEFAELALQRRGSGFYTRYGNPNHAQVAAVLADLEGAEAAMVFASGMATITTTVLALVRSGDHIVAQQRHYGGVPSLLLNLLPRFGVSCTQVDQTDPRAFAAAIRPETRLVLVESPSNPLLDITDLRAVSELARAAGALTIADNTFATPVNSRPLALGADLVWHSATKYLGGHSDLSAGVLAGPAEVLDRVWDAAIITGAVLGPIDAWLLLRGIRTLPLRVRQHNSNGLALARALEAHPAVAAVYYPGLPTHPQHRVAAAQMDGYGGVLSLELAGGYEAADRFIDGLRYARRAPSLGSVETLVVHPATMWQAILPPDQIQDAAMSPGLVRLSAGVEDTDDLVSDAIQSLNALKT
- a CDS encoding GGDEF domain-containing protein, giving the protein MRTNLVVSVIALAGFLVIPDDSTLQLVWQLATGWYAAGMIIGVVLLRRVPMAATWWLVALGVAGNAGGILVEFVLTYIDGVPDFPSWADAAYLSIYPAVAVGLLRLIRRRTAKRDWTNIVDATALTTGLGLLAWIFMVKPAASDPEIGLFGHIASVAYPVGDVVLLAITVRLLLAGGARNRSFRLICAALLTFLAGDVAWAVVNQMVWAPGPFAHKLLGDVFLTGYLLFAAAAVHPAAHTLARDVTPRRPRPSRTLLLLLTLASLIGPALLIMQALRHQVTDGLAIGLGCAVLFLLVVARMALLTTQLDIQSQRVRELAVTDELTGLPNRRAWNFELPRTMERARRNGEPLTVAILDIDHFKRFNDANGHPAGDRLLKEASAAWSGTVRAADHLARYGGEEFVLLMPNATADYARDVLTRMKHATPMRQTFSAGVATWDGAETSDELTARADAALYRAKDSGRDGIAEAEARPAQNPPIRRRPADPLCSGVCAGIDGCSCGGAGGYTVQVAGPVTTAQPARGGRHRIRRHAVQVFSAFKD